Below is a genomic region from Ruania alba.
GGGATCGGGTCGCGGCTGACCACGAAGAGCGGAGTGCCGGGCACCATACTGTCGCCGCCCCACCGGTCAGCGTGCTCGTAGGTGTTGCGTCCCGACACGACCGCGCCGGTGCGGTGGCCGTCGTAGGCGGCGATTGCCTTGTTCGGTGAGCTGTCGTCGGAGAGCCAGTTGAAGATCCGGAAGCCATCGCCCAGGCCATTGCCGGCCCGGGCACCGCGGCCGGAAACGTATCCATCGACGGACGCTGAGAGTGTGGTGAAGACCAGTGTCATGACGCTGAACCCTTCGGTCGTTCCTGGGTGAGTCCTGGTGTCAGGAATGCGGCGACCCGCAGGCGGCGGAGGCATGGTGCACGAGTGAGCGTCTGCGTGCCGGCGGGTCGCTGGGGAGCACGATAGGGGCACCTGCTCACATCGGCACCCGCACCAGCGCTCCGCGTTCGCCACCCCGCGCCCACCTCGCTCGCGCATCGGGACCGGCCCGACACGCTACGTGGGCCTGCGCAGTATGTTGCCCCAGACTGGCGAATTCGTGTCGCTTTGCCTCAGCCATCCTCCGGCCACACCGCCCGCAGCACCCGCACGGCGTCGTCGGGCTCCAGCGAAGCGGCTCGCGAAGCGTCGGCGAGGGCGCGGGCATGCGTGATCACCTCGCGCGGGATCGGTGTAGCCGCGCTGCTGATCGTGGTTCCGGAGCCGATGCGGCTGACGAGGATGCCCTCCGCCTCCAGACGCCGGTAGGCCTTGGCGACAGTGCCGGCCGCCACGCCCAGGTCGTGGGCGAGCTGACGCACTGACGGCAATCGCTCCCCGGCAGCCAAGCGTCCGGAGGAGACGAGCCCATGGATCTGCTCACGGATCTGGTCAGCGGGGGAGTCCTGGCCGGTCAGGCTGATTCGAAGTGTCATCGGGTCACAGCCGCTACTCGAGCCGGGCCGCGCGGATTGTCCGGGTGGATACCGCCACGACGAGCGCGACAAATACGATCCACCATCCAGCAGCATCGACCCCGAAGCCCGCAACCCTCAGTGGGGTCTCGAGAGCGGAGAACGCGCCCTGCACGAAGACTGGGCCCTCGGACGTCGAGGCGCTAGCTCGCGTGGATGCCGTAGCTGAGAAGGAGTGCAGCACGCTCGCCAGATGCATCAAGAGACCCGCGCTCGCGGCACGCAGGATCTGGCGGGACCGCCAGCGCCGGGTTGTGACATCGCCCGTTTCGTCATCCTGCAGCGGCGGCCGCGAGATCCACAGGAGGGTGAGCAGCATCGGGATGAGTAGCGCGGCGATCGCGATCAACGACGGGATCGACCGGTGCCAACCGTAGATCCCGGTGCCGAACTGCATGATGCCGGCGTCGGTCATATACATCCCATCCGGGCCAGCCAACGCGCCGCCGGTGACTGTCAGCGCCAGCACGAGCACCAGCGCGAGTGCCGGCAGGATCAGCCAGCGACGGTCGACGAATGTCGCCAGGCCCCGGCGCGTGAGCGTGGCCGAGCCACCTCGTCGGCGCTGAGGAAGCGGGAGGACCAGCATCGCCACAGCCACGCCGGCGGCGACGAGTGGTCCGACGAAATCCAGGGTGATCAGCAGTCGTGTCAGGTCCGGGGTGCCCCAGACGAAGGTGAACACGCCGCCGATCTGGTCGATCAGAGCCAGCAGCACCGCTGCCGTCAGCCCGGCGATCGCCCACACCCGGACCGCTCCGGGAACCGACGCCTGCAGGCGATCGCGCCGTATCGCCACCGTGAGGACGGCCAGCACCAGCCCTGCCAGGACCGGCCAGCCCACCATGATCAGCATGGTTCTCATCAGATTCGCTGCCCCTCCCCCGCTGAACCGTGTCACTGGAGTAGCACAATGTGTATCACCAGAGTGACACACTTGCACATGCAGGGCGATCGTAGTGGTGGTGAGCGACGCCTTCTACCGCGACGGCGGGGTGCGTCGGTCGCGCTCATTCGCACCAGGTGAGCGGGTTGCGCCACCAGCCGAACGGCGGTGAGTCGCCGGCGATCCGGTGGTCTGCGTCCCGGACCAGTGACCGGAGCTCTCGCGCTGGCCTGGCCGGAGCGTGATGGAGCAGCCTCTCGATGATGTCGCGGGTCTCTGAGGTCGGTCGGTGGAAGCCACAGCATTCCCAGATTCCGCAGGAGGAAGGGGCTGGTTCGGCGACCACCGTCGCCCTCTGCCAGGTTTCAAGGGCGACGAGTACGGCACCGCGGTTTCGGCGTGTGCGGAACTCATAGCGGAGGACAGCCGCGCGCGCTGAACCGGAGAGGTTGGCACCGCCAACCTCGGCCCTCCGGATCGGCACCGATGATCGAGACTGGACGAGTTGTACCTCAGCTCGCAGCTGGGCGGGACGCTTACGGGGCATACCCCTTCGTGATCGTGTGCATGGACGGATCGTACGTGCTTCTTCCGCCGCCGAATGCGTGCGGACAGTAGGATGATCCGATGCGCGCCGAGTCGGCCCACTGGTGGATAGGCCTCGATGCCTGGATCATCCAGGACGGTAACTACGGTGACTTCTCCTCAGGTGATCGGGCAGAGTTCGCGCTGGAGTTCTTTCCGATGGGTGACGTCCTCCCACGGGACTCCTCGTCCATCAGTGCTGTTCACCTGGGTGACGATGTGTACGACATTGTTGCCAGGGTGGTCCATACCGATCATCGGGCGTGGGTCGCCGATTTCGGTTTGCGTGCCTACAACCAGAGTCGTCTCCCGGCCGGACTAGAAGTCGGTTCGATGATCGGGGCTCGCGTAGGCCTGGGTGTCGATCCGTTCACCTACTTCGAACGGCTCAGCAAGGATGGTCGCTTCCCCGACTTGGTCTATACCTGGGATGTCGTGGGGATTCAGCAAGTCATGGCGCGGTGGGTGCTCCGCGGAAAGACGTGGAATCGCGACGAGGCCTCGATGCATGTGGAGGAGCTCGCGCGAACGAACGCGTGGACGGACGACGGCAGTCACGGCAGCTACCTACTCGAGTGTGCTTTGCGTGCTATGCCTCCGAAGCGGACAAGTTCTACCGCAATTACCTAGACGGCGTGGAGCCCCGTCGGCACCCGCAGCACCGCTCGCGCCCCACCCAGCTCGGACCCGGTGAGCGTGACCTCCCCGCCCTGGGTCCGCGCCACCTCCCGAGCGATCGCCAGACCCAGCCCTGCGCCGCCTGCCTCCCGTTCCCGGGCCTCGTCCAACCGGACGAACCGTTCGAACACCCGCTCCCGGTCGGCCTCGGGTACCCCGGCGCCGTCGTCCTCCACGGCCACCTCACCATCGGTGATCTGCACCCGGACAGTTGAGTCGGCGTGCCGGGCGGCGTTGTCGAGCAGATTGCGCAGCACTCGCACCAGCGCCGCGTGATCACCCACCCCGCGCCCCTCGCCCTCGACCATCGGCTCCGGCCCGGTCCGCGCATCACGCACCGCCTCGCGGACCAGCGCCCGCAGGTCCAGCTCCTCGGCTCGAGTAGGCGCCGACCCGAGCCGGGAGAGCAGCAGCAGGTCCTCCACGAGGTCCTGCATCCGGCCCACCTCGTGCCCCAGGTCGGCCACCAGCTCCTCCTGGGCGTAGCTGCCTGGGTGCGCCGCCGCCACGTCGAGGCTGGTCCGCAACGAGGCTAACGGCGAGCGCAGCTCGTGAGCCGCATCAGCCACGAAACTGCGCTGCCGGGACGCGGCCGCATCCAGCGCATCCAACATCTCGTTCAACGTGCGCGCCAAGGCCCCCAGCTCGTCACCGGTGCGCGGCACCGGCAGCGTCCCCGGCCCGCCGGTGCGGGCCACGCGCTCCGCCCCGCGGCGTAGCTCTTCCACCGGACGCAGCGCCCGACCGAGTACTAGCCAGATGGTCCACGCCAGCAGCAAGGTGAGCACCGGCACGATCGCCACCAGCGAGATCGCCAGGGCTCGCAGCAGGCCCCGGACTTCGGCCAGCGGCATGCTCACCACCACCGTCGCCGGCTCACCCCGGTACTCGGCACCCATCACCGCCAGCCGCACCTCCTCGTCGTAGGCGGTGGCCGTGGTCGTCACCACCACCTCCCCGTCGCGTGCCCCCAGTAGCCCCTCCAACTCGTCCGCAGGAACCACCGGCAGCGTCCTGCTCGCGTTCGTCGACGACGCCAGCACACGCCCGTCGGCGTCCAGCAGCTGCGCGATCTCCCCGGGCTGGGCCACCGGGAGGGTCGCCGCGATCCGGTCATCCGCTGCCAGTGCGGCGATCGTTTCCGCTCGAGCCGTCGTGATCTCGTCCAGCGTCGCGACGCGGCCGCGGGAAAGCACCGTGGTCAGGGCGAGCGCCCCCAGCGCGAGGGTCACGCACAACAGCCCCGCGGTCAGCAGGGTCAGCCGCAGCCGCAACGGCCTGCCGGACCACCGCCGTGGCGGGCCTCCCTGACCAGGCGGCCCTCCGCCGTCGGGATTCACCCGCCCAGCACCCGGTACCCGGCGCCACGCACCGTGGTGATCGCCTCTCGGCCGAGCTTGCGGCGCAGGTACCCGACATACTGCTCGACCACGTTGACGTCCTCCCCGGCGCCGTCCCACACGTGATCGCGCAGCTCCACCTTGCCCACCGGCCGATCCGCGTGCCGCATCAGGTACTCCAGCAGCGCCAGCTCCCGGGTGGTCAGCTCCACCGGTACGCCCGCGTGCGTCACCGCCCGGGCCGCCGGGTCCAGGCGCAGATTCCCGACGGCGAAGGTCGGCGGGCGGCTCTCCGCCGGCCTGCGTAGCAGTGCCCTGATCCGGGCGAGCAGCACCACGAAGGCGAACGGTTTCGTCAGGTAGTCATCGGCCCCCACGTCGAGTCCGTCGGCCACGTCGTGCTCGCCGTCCTTCGCCGAGAGCAGCAGCACCGGCGTCCACACCTGGGCCTGGCGCAGCGCCGTCACCACGTCGTAACCATTGCGCCGCGGCAGCATGATGTCCAGCACGATCACGTCGTGCTCACCGTCGAGCGCCGCCTGCAGACCCGTCTCACCGTCGTAGGCGACGTCCACCGCGAACCCTTCGGCGACCAGGCCGCGCCGCAGCGCACTCACCAGACCGCGCTCGTCGTCCACCAGCAGCACCCGCACCCTGCCAGTATCGCTGCCGCCGGCGACCCGGGCCCAGGGGAGGTTCTCAGCGTGGTCTCAGCCACCGGCGCGCACACTGGATCCATGAGCACCTCTCGCACCCTCTCCAACCGGGCCCGGTGGGCGGTCCCCGCGGTGGCCGCCGTCGTCGCTGCCGGTGCCCTCGCCGGCCCACCCCTGCTCGCCGCGGCGGACGAGTCCTCCCTCCCGGAGCTCACCCCGGTCGAGCTGCTCACGCAGGTCGCCGAGGCCGAACCCGCCGCCCACTCCGGCACTGTTGTGCACACTGCCCGGCTGGGCCTGCCCACCGGTGGTCTGACGGAGATCACCGGGGCCGACCCGATCGGTCTGCTGGACGGCAGCTCCACACTGCGCGTGTGGACCGACGGTGCCGAACGCTCACGGATCTCCCTGCTCGGGTCGGCCTCGGAGTACTCCGTGGTGCATGACGGCCCGGAGGCCTGGACGTATTCCAGCACCGACGATGTCGCCACCCACTACACCCTGGACGATGCCGCACAAGCCCGCCTCCAGGACGCCCGCGACGCACCGGGTGCCCCGGACCTGCCCACCCCGGAAGAGGCAGCCCAGCAGGCGCTCGCCCACGTCGAGGAGTTCTCCTCCGTCACTGTGCTGGAGCAGGCCACGGTCGCCGGCAGGGACGCCTACCAGCTGCAGATCACCCCGAGACCGACGGGACGCTCGTCGAACAGGTGCGGATCGCCGTCGACGGCGAGACTTTCACGCCGTTGCAGGTGCAGGTGTGGAGCACCTCCGACACTGCTGAGACCCCCGCGCTCGAGGTCGGGTACACCGACGTCAGCTTCGCCACCCCGGACGATGCGGTGCTCTCCTTCAGCGCCCCGGCCGGTGCGGAGGTCGTCGAGGAGACGGTGTCGCTTCCCGCCGAGGGAGACGCCCCCACCGAGCACACGCCGCCCGAGACCGTCGGCGAGGGCTGGGAATCGGTGGTCATCATCGACGATATGGACATCGAGGGCCTGCTCGCCGGCGATCCGGAGGCCCTCGCCGACGCCGCGGGCTCCCACCCGATGCCCGGCTCCGACAGCGGTCAGGAGCTGATGGAGGAGTTCATGTCCGACTCCGAGGGCAATCACGGCCCGCCCAGCCTGGACGCAGCCGCCCTGTATGAGCAGCTCACCACGGAGGTGCCCGAGGGGCGGGTACTCAGCACCAGCTTGCTGAGCGCACTGATCACCGACGACGGTCGCGTTCTCATCGGGTCCGTCCCGGTGGAGACGTTGCAAGAGATGGCGTGACCAGCACCCGCACGCCCGACTCGCCCGCCGCTTCGCCCCACCCGGGGGAGGCGGCGGGCGAGCCGCGTGCCACGCCGTCGCCCACTCCCGCCGAGCCCGCCGAGCAGGAGGGCGCCGAGCTCGCCATCCGCACCGAGGCACTGACGAAACGCTTCCGCTCCGGCCAGGTCGCCGTCGACCGTATCGATCTGCATGTCCCGCGCGGCGCGGTCTACGGATTCCTCGGCCCGAACGGGTCCGGGAAGACCACCACGATCCGGATGCTGCTCGGCCTGATCGGCGCCAGCAGCGGGCAGGCATGGCTGCTCGGCCGCCCGATGCCGGCCGCCGGGCCGGACGTGCTGCCCCGCGTGGGTGCGCTGATCGAAGGGCCCGCCTTCCACCCGTGGCTGAGCGGGCGGGCGAACCTGGTCCGGCTGGATGCGTGCGACGCTTCCGCGCCCCCGCACCGGAAGGGCCGGATCGACGAGGCGCTCGATCGCGTGGGACTGGCCGCCGCGGCACACAAGAAGTACCGGCAGTACTCCCTCGGGATGAAGCAGCGGCTCGGCCTGGCCGCCGCCCTGCTGCGCCCGCGTGAGTTGCTCGTCCTGGACGAACCCACGAACGGGCTCGACCCGCAGGGGACCCGGGAGGTGCGCAGGCTCGTCGGTGAGCTTGCCGAGGCGGGCACCACCGTGCTGGTCTCCTCGCACCTGCTGGCCGAGATCGAGAATGTGTGCACCCACGTGGGGATCATGAGCACCGGGCGCCTGGTGCTGCAGGGGGAGCGCACCGGCCTCACCTCCCAGGCGGAGCGGCACCTGTGGGTGCGCACCGACCCCGAGCACGCCGCCGGTGCCGCGCAGGTGCTCGCCACCCTCGGCCTGACCGACGTGGTCATCGATGGCACCGAGCTGCAGGCGCTCCTGGGCGAGATCAGCCCCGACGACGTCACGCGTGCCCTGGTCGCGGCAGGCGTCCCGGTGCTGGGGCTGGCCGAGCGCACGCCCACGTTGGAGGACGTCTTCGTCCGGCTGACCGGGGAGGGTTTCGATGTCGCCCGCTGAGACGATCACACCCCCGACGGCGCCGGCCACCGCGGGTGGGCTGCGTCGCCTTCTCGGCAGCGAGCTGCGCCTGGTGTTCGGCCGCCGCCGGAACCTGGTCCTCCTGCTCGGCCTGGCGGCGGTGCCCATCCTGCTCGGCGTGGTCATCTTCATCACCCAGGACACCGTCGTCGGGTCCCAGGGACCGGGGTTCATCGGACGGGTCGCCGGCAATGGGCTGTTCCTCGTGGTGGCCGCACTGTTCACGTGCCTACCGTTCCTGCTGCCCCTGTCGATCGGCATCGTCTCCGGTGACACGATCGCGGGCGAGGCGGCGACGGGCACGCTGCGTTCGTTGGTCACGGTGCCGGTGCCGCGCACCCGGCTGCTGCTCGTCAAAGCGGTCGTGGCACTGTGTTTCGCCGCTGTGGCGGTGCTCGCGATCGCGCTCGTCGGGCTGATCACCGGCGCGGTCCTGTTCGGGATCACTGATCTGGTGCTGCTCTCCGGGGACACCATCGCCGCCGGGGCGGGCCTGCTTCGCGTGCTCGGCGTCGCCGCCTACGTGGCGATGTCGATGAGCGGCCTCGTCATGGTCGGTGTGTTGCTGTCCACCCTCACCGAGACCCCGGTCGCCGCCATGGCCGGAACAGTGACGGTCGCGGTGGTTTCTGCGGTGCTGGACAGCCTTCCGCAACTGGCCGCCATCCACCCCGGGCTGCTCACCCATCACTGGATCGACTTCGCCGAGTTCCTCCGCCTCGAGGTCGACCTGGCGGCACTCGCACCCGGCCTGGTGGTCCAGGCCGTCTGGGTGCTGCTCGCCGGCAGCATCGCCTGGAGCCGGTTCACCACCGCCGACATCAGCTCCTGATGCTCAGCTCGGCGGCGTGATCTCCCGCACCGCGGCACGCAGCGACTCGATCATCTCCAGCGCCTGGTCGACGTTCGCGACCGGTGGCGGAACCGGCGACCACAGATCGTCCGCGTCGGTGACCGGTCGAGCGTCCCCGATGATGTCGTCGAGATCGGTCAGCAGCACCCCCTTGGAGGAGTCCCCGGCCAGGTTTGCCTGGATGACGGCCACGTCCAGTGGGGCGCCGGAGGCGATCAGGGTGGCGTTGCCGAACCTGGCCCCGTGCAGCACCGATCCCTGGATGATCATGCCGACGTGATCGAAGAGCTCGCGCAGCGTGGCGAGCTCGCGGCGGGTGAACTCCAGCTCCGGCCCGGCGACCGAGTTGATGACCAGCACGCCGCTCCCGGTGAGTGCCGCTCGCACGGCAGTGAAACACTCCCGCGACGTGAACGCCGCCGGGATCCGGTTCCCGGAAAAGATGTCCAGCACGACGGCGTCCAGGTCACCTTCGGTGGGTGCGTCCAGCCAGGTGCGGGCGTCACTGACCTCGATTCGCGTGCCCGGAGGCGGCGGAAACCGGGACTCCACCAGTGTGACCAGCTCCGGCTCCAGCTCGATCACCACCTGCTCGGCCTCCGGCTGGCGGGCCGCGATCGCCCGCGGAAGGGTGAGCAGACTGCCGCCCAGATGCGCCGATCGGGCGGGGAGGGCGGCCCCCAGCGCGGCCAGCATCCAGCGCACCGACGTCAGCACCGGCGGAGCCGCCGGGTCCCCGACATGTGCCTGCCGGACCCCGTCGATGGTCAACGACCAGCCGGATTCGTCCCGGACGAGCCGCGCCTCGCTGCCATCGGCGAAGTGCACCGTCTCCACCGGGTGAGAACGGTCAGCATCCGCCTGGGACGGCGGTCCGGATGGGGACATGTCCCCGATCTTGCCAGAGGCGCGAGCCGGTGCTGGGTCGGTACGGTGTGCCCTGGAGTGTGTGTGGCACCTGAACGAGCGGGGAGGAGCCCCAGGTGACGATCTGGGAGGTCGACGACGACGACAAGACGATCGAAGGACTGGACGAGGACGGACGGCCCGATCCGGCCTATGCCGCTGCCCTCGGCCTGGTTCCCGCCCCGCTGCTGCGCCGCGCAGTGGCCGCGATCATCGATGCGGCGCTCTACCTGGTGCTCCAGGTGCCGTACTGGGTCTTCACGCTCCCGCTGCTGCTGAAGTACTTCACGGCGAGGATCAGCTGGTACGGGCTGATCAACCACCCGCAGTTCATCCTGGCCGTGGTGATGATGGGAATCTCGTTCCTGCTCAGCCTGGCCTACTGCATCGTGCAGATCGCGCTGCACGGTCGCAAAGGCTTCACGTTCGGCAAATCCATGCTCGGCCTGCGGTCGATCAACGTGAAGACACTGGAACGGCCCGGGTTCTTCCGGATCCTGCTCCGGTCGTTGGTGATCTGGCTGTCCGGGCTCGTGGTGATCGGTCCGATCCTGTTCTTGCTCTCGCCATTGTTCGACCCGGAGAAGCGCGGCCGTGGGTGGCACGACATGGTCGGCCGGAGCTGGATGGTGGACGTACGCAAGGGACTGCAGCCCTATGACGCCAAGCGGATCCGGATCGCCCGCAAGACGGTGATGGCCGAACCTGTCGCCCGGCCCAAGCCGATGCCGTCGCTGGCAACCCCGGCGGACGCCAGCCAGGAGCAGGCCTACCGTCCCGGAGCCCGGGTCAGTGCCGGGGTGCTCGGCATCGCGCGCCCCCATGGTGAAGGGCCCCGTCCGGTGGTGGGCCTCAGCGGTGCCGAAGAACCGGAGCCGGCGCCCGAGCCGACTGCCGCACCCGTCCCCGGACGCCCGGTGATGGGCGCCTACCGGCGCTCCGCATCGGGCGAGGACCATCCCAGCGCGCCCGTGGGCAGCGGGCGTCCGGACCTGTCCACCGGGCCCGCCCAGGCAGCACCGCCCGACGGCGTAGGGTCGCCTGCGCCTGCGCCTGCGCCTGCGCCTGCGCCTGATGAGCCGATGGTGACCGGAGTGCCCTGGACCTCCGGTCAGGCCTCCTCTCGACCTGGCCAGGGTGAGACGCCGGCCCCTGCCGGACCGGCCGCCGTCGAGAGTTCCTCGGAGGCTGCGCGGAACCAGGGCGCCCCGCCCGCGCAGGCTGCTGCCCCACCTGCTGCCGCCGGCCCTGTACCGGCGCAGGCGCAGGCGCACCCGCCGCACGGACCCCCCGTACCGCCGAGCCCCGCTGGTGCCGTCGGATTCGCGCTCGTGATCGATAGCGGTGCACGGGTGGTGATCTCCGGCGACGTCGTGCTGGGTCGGAACCCGGCACCGCCCGCGACCGCCCCCGGGGCGCAGGTGCATCCCATTCCTGACGACACACGCTCGGTCTCCAAGACACACGTCCTGGTGCGTGCCGTCGAGCACGGCGTGACCGTGATGGATCAGGGGTCCACCAATGGGACCTCGATCGTGCACAACGGTGTGGAGCGCGAGCTGCAGCCAGGGCAGCCAGGTCTCGCCGTGATAGGCGACACGATACGGTTCGGGGAGAGAACTGCCGTGGTGGCACGGGCATGACCGCGGCTCGGGGAGAGACCTCAAGGTTGGGGCGTGAGGCGTGAAGGTCAAGCTGACTCTGCATCGTGAGGGCGTGGCGCCCGCAGACATCGTGGTCACGGCGGACTCCACCGCCACGGCTGCGGACGTGGCCCGGTACATCGCCGAGTCGGACCCGGCCCGGACGATCATCGCCAGTGAGCAGGACGTGCTCACCCTCGCCGTGGCGCCCCCGACTGCCGACCGGTTCGAACCTCTGCAGCCGGACGTGCCGATCGGTGAGGCACCGATCGGTTCCGGTTTCGCGGCGTCCGTGCTCAACCTGGGTGAGCAGCAGACCGTCACCTCCTCGGCTAAGTCTCGCAACGCCGTCGGGGTCCTTCGCGCGACGGACGGACCGTTGCGTGGGCAGGAGTTCCCCCTCGCGATGGGGCACGCCTCGATCGGACGTGACCCGGCGAACGACATCGTGCTCGCCGACCCGATGGTCTC
It encodes:
- a CDS encoding GntR family transcriptional regulator, whose translation is MTLRISLTGQDSPADQIREQIHGLVSSGRLAAGERLPSVRQLAHDLGVAAGTVAKAYRRLEAEGILVSRIGSGTTISSAATPIPREVITHARALADASRAASLEPDDAVRVLRAVWPEDG
- a CDS encoding ABC transporter ATP-binding protein, which produces MRTEALTKRFRSGQVAVDRIDLHVPRGAVYGFLGPNGSGKTTTIRMLLGLIGASSGQAWLLGRPMPAAGPDVLPRVGALIEGPAFHPWLSGRANLVRLDACDASAPPHRKGRIDEALDRVGLAAAAHKKYRQYSLGMKQRLGLAAALLRPRELLVLDEPTNGLDPQGTREVRRLVGELAEAGTTVLVSSHLLAEIENVCTHVGIMSTGRLVLQGERTGLTSQAERHLWVRTDPEHAAGAAQVLATLGLTDVVIDGTELQALLGEISPDDVTRALVAAGVPVLGLAERTPTLEDVFVRLTGEGFDVAR
- a CDS encoding sensor histidine kinase; this translates as MNPDGGGPPGQGGPPRRWSGRPLRLRLTLLTAGLLCVTLALGALALTTVLSRGRVATLDEITTARAETIAALAADDRIAATLPVAQPGEIAQLLDADGRVLASSTNASRTLPVVPADELEGLLGARDGEVVVTTTATAYDEEVRLAVMGAEYRGEPATVVVSMPLAEVRGLLRALAISLVAIVPVLTLLLAWTIWLVLGRALRPVEELRRGAERVARTGGPGTLPVPRTGDELGALARTLNEMLDALDAAASRQRSFVADAAHELRSPLASLRTSLDVAAAHPGSYAQEELVADLGHEVGRMQDLVEDLLLLSRLGSAPTRAEELDLRALVREAVRDARTGPEPMVEGEGRGVGDHAALVRVLRNLLDNAARHADSTVRVQITDGEVAVEDDGAGVPEADRERVFERFVRLDEAREREAGGAGLGLAIAREVARTQGGEVTLTGSELGGARAVLRVPTGLHAV
- a CDS encoding ABC transporter permease is translated as MSPAETITPPTAPATAGGLRRLLGSELRLVFGRRRNLVLLLGLAAVPILLGVVIFITQDTVVGSQGPGFIGRVAGNGLFLVVAALFTCLPFLLPLSIGIVSGDTIAGEAATGTLRSLVTVPVPRTRLLLVKAVVALCFAAVAVLAIALVGLITGAVLFGITDLVLLSGDTIAAGAGLLRVLGVAAYVAMSMSGLVMVGVLLSTLTETPVAAMAGTVTVAVVSAVLDSLPQLAAIHPGLLTHHWIDFAEFLRLEVDLAALAPGLVVQAVWVLLAGSIAWSRFTTADISS
- a CDS encoding RDD family protein gives rise to the protein MTIWEVDDDDKTIEGLDEDGRPDPAYAAALGLVPAPLLRRAVAAIIDAALYLVLQVPYWVFTLPLLLKYFTARISWYGLINHPQFILAVVMMGISFLLSLAYCIVQIALHGRKGFTFGKSMLGLRSINVKTLERPGFFRILLRSLVIWLSGLVVIGPILFLLSPLFDPEKRGRGWHDMVGRSWMVDVRKGLQPYDAKRIRIARKTVMAEPVARPKPMPSLATPADASQEQAYRPGARVSAGVLGIARPHGEGPRPVVGLSGAEEPEPAPEPTAAPVPGRPVMGAYRRSASGEDHPSAPVGSGRPDLSTGPAQAAPPDGVGSPAPAPAPAPAPDEPMVTGVPWTSGQASSRPGQGETPAPAGPAAVESSSEAARNQGAPPAQAAAPPAAAGPVPAQAQAHPPHGPPVPPSPAGAVGFALVIDSGARVVISGDVVLGRNPAPPATAPGAQVHPIPDDTRSVSKTHVLVRAVEHGVTVMDQGSTNGTSIVHNGVERELQPGQPGLAVIGDTIRFGERTAVVARA
- a CDS encoding spermidine synthase; translation: MSPSGPPSQADADRSHPVETVHFADGSEARLVRDESGWSLTIDGVRQAHVGDPAAPPVLTSVRWMLAALGAALPARSAHLGGSLLTLPRAIAARQPEAEQVVIELEPELVTLVESRFPPPPGTRIEVSDARTWLDAPTEGDLDAVVLDIFSGNRIPAAFTSRECFTAVRAALTGSGVLVINSVAGPELEFTRRELATLRELFDHVGMIIQGSVLHGARFGNATLIASGAPLDVAVIQANLAGDSSKGVLLTDLDDIIGDARPVTDADDLWSPVPPPVANVDQALEMIESLRAAVREITPPS
- a CDS encoding response regulator transcription factor — translated: MRVLLVDDERGLVSALRRGLVAEGFAVDVAYDGETGLQAALDGEHDVIVLDIMLPRRNGYDVVTALRQAQVWTPVLLLSAKDGEHDVADGLDVGADDYLTKPFAFVVLLARIRALLRRPAESRPPTFAVGNLRLDPAARAVTHAGVPVELTTRELALLEYLMRHADRPVGKVELRDHVWDGAGEDVNVVEQYVGYLRRKLGREAITTVRGAGYRVLGG